The Candidatus Cloacimonadota bacterium genomic interval GCACCCCCGGGCGGTGGAATTCGCCAGCAAATACCAGATTCCAGTCGAGGTGAAAAATTCGCGCAGTTTCGCGCCCGGAACCCTGATCCACACAGAAAAAGCAAGCAAGGAAGAGATGATGGAAGAACGCAAGATAACGGCCATCGCGCACAAGGAAAACCTGATCCGCCTGGAACTGGCCCGCGACGCCAAACTTACGCAACTGCTGCAGGACTGGAACAACGAGATATTCAAATACTCCGTGGACGAAAACAGCATCGAGCTGATGATTGAGGAAAAATACCGCGGCGAAGCGGAGTATTTGCTGCGGCAACATGATATTGAAGCGCTGTCCTGGGAAGACGGCTTCGGTTACGTTACCCTGGTGGGTTTGGGAATCAACCTCGATCCCGGCTGGCTGGCCCGCACCCTTGAACTCTGTGCCCCCTTCGGCATCCGCCGTGTTCAGCACAGCGACATGACCATCGAACTGATGCTGCCTTCGGAGCAGGCTCGCCCCTGCGTCCTGAAACTCCATCAGGCCTTCATTGGAGAAGAAAAATGAAATATCTGGTGACCAGCGCCCTTCCCTATGCCAACGGCAAACTCCATATCGGCCATGTAGCCGGGGCCTATCTTCCTGCCGACATCTTCGTCCGCTGGCTGAAACTGCATCACGAGGATGTTATCTACATCTGCGGCACAGACGAACACGGCACCCCGATTTCCATCTCCGCCGACCAGGAAGGAGTCAGCCCCGCCGAGGTGGTGAAACGCTATCACGAATCCATCCGGGACGCTTTTGCCGCCCTGGAAATCGAATTCGACAACTTTTCCGGGACCTCACGGCCAGCCCACTACCAGCTTTCACAGGATTTCTTCAGCGCCCTCTATGACAAGGGACACGTCATCCCCAGAGTGACGCGACAATTCTATTGCAAACACGACAAACGCTATCTGCCTGATCGCTATGTGGAAGGCACTTGCCCCCGCTGCCAGGACCCCGGCGCCCGTGGCGACCAATGCGACGCTTGCGGCCAAATCTATGAAACCACCACCCTCATCGAACCCCGTTGCAAAATCTGCGGGAACAAACCGGAAATTCGTGAAACCACCCACTGGTATTTGCAATTGAACGATTTCAAAGAGCATCTGGAACGCTGGATCGCCACAAAGGACTACTGGAAGGAAAACGTCCGCAACTTCATGCTCAACCTGCTGGAACAGGGACTGGTGGAGCGTCCCATCACCCGTGACCTGAGCTGGGGCGTGCCCGTGCCTCTGGCCGATGCCGGCGACAAAGTGCTCTATGTATGGTTTGAGGCCCCCATTGGCTATATCTCCTCCACCGTGGAATGGGCAGAACGCATAGGCCAGCCGGAGCGCTGGAAAGACTACTGGCTGGATCCCGAAACCAGGCTGGTCCACTTCATCGGCAAAGACAACATCATCTTCCACGCCCTCATCTGGCCAGCGGTGCTTATGGGGCAAAACCAAAGCTATTGCCTGCCTTATGACATCCCCGCCAACGAATTTCTGAACCTGGAAGGGCAAAAACTTTCCACCAGCCACAACTGGGCTATCTGGGCTGACGAAATCGCGGCCAAATTCCCCGCTGAATACATACGCTACTATCTGGCCTGCATCGCTCCGGAAAAGGGAGACAGTGACTTCTCCTTCCGCGATTTCCAGCAAAAGGTGAACGGTGAACTCAACAATGTGCTCGGCAACCTGGCCAACCGCGTTTTCGCCTTCTCTGGCAAGAACTTCGAGGGCAGAATCGCCCATCCGCAGCTAAGTCCCGCCGCCAAAGCCGTTCTGGACGAGGCTTTAGCCTTGTTCAACCAAATCGACTCCGGCTACCAGGACTATCAGGTGAAAGCCAACACCCGGCTGGTGATGGAAATCGCCCGCCTGGGCAACCGCTTCTTCGACGAACGCAAGCCCTGGGCCGGGATCAAGACCGATCCCGATGCGGTGAAGGAAACTCTCTGGACCTGCCTCACCCTGCTAAGGCTGGTTTCCGTGGCCCTCTTCCCCATTATGCCTGTCTCAATGGACCGCCTGCGCGATATGATGGGCCTGGAACCTCTGCAAGAATGGGAACAGCCGGATCTCAGCGCTGACTACATCCTGCGGGAAGCCAAGCCCCTCTTTGCCAAGCTGGACGATGCCACGATCGAGGCCGAAATCGCCCTCTTACATGAGAAAGCTGCCAAGGCTGGAAAACCCAATAACGCAGAACCCATCAAGGCCCAGATCTCCTATGAAGATTTCGACCGCCTGGACATCCGTGTGGCCACAGTCCTGGAAGCCGCCCCAGTTCCCAAAACCAACAAGCTGCTGCGCCTGAAGGTTGATCTCGGCAGCGAACAGCGCGAACTGGTGGCTGGAATCGCCGAACATTACAAAGCTGAAGACGTAGCCGGAAAACAAGTGCTGATGCTGGTGAACCTGGAACCCCACAGCATCCGCGGCATCGTTTCGCAGGGGATGGTG includes:
- the metG gene encoding methionine--tRNA ligase — protein: MKYLVTSALPYANGKLHIGHVAGAYLPADIFVRWLKLHHEDVIYICGTDEHGTPISISADQEGVSPAEVVKRYHESIRDAFAALEIEFDNFSGTSRPAHYQLSQDFFSALYDKGHVIPRVTRQFYCKHDKRYLPDRYVEGTCPRCQDPGARGDQCDACGQIYETTTLIEPRCKICGNKPEIRETTHWYLQLNDFKEHLERWIATKDYWKENVRNFMLNLLEQGLVERPITRDLSWGVPVPLADAGDKVLYVWFEAPIGYISSTVEWAERIGQPERWKDYWLDPETRLVHFIGKDNIIFHALIWPAVLMGQNQSYCLPYDIPANEFLNLEGQKLSTSHNWAIWADEIAAKFPAEYIRYYLACIAPEKGDSDFSFRDFQQKVNGELNNVLGNLANRVFAFSGKNFEGRIAHPQLSPAAKAVLDEALALFNQIDSGYQDYQVKANTRLVMEIARLGNRFFDERKPWAGIKTDPDAVKETLWTCLTLLRLVSVALFPIMPVSMDRLRDMMGLEPLQEWEQPDLSADYILREAKPLFAKLDDATIEAEIALLHEKAAKAGKPNNAEPIKAQISYEDFDRLDIRVATVLEAAPVPKTNKLLRLKVDLGSEQRELVAGIAEHYKAEDVAGKQVLMLVNLEPHSIRGIVSQGMVLAVNTPDALLLVHPAQACPPGSVVK